A genomic segment from Flexistipes sp. encodes:
- a CDS encoding efflux RND transporter periplasmic adaptor subunit, which translates to MDEQQKNKRVEEESKTLPKKTWWQRLLSFIMIVFIIGAGVYGVKYFLSSRPMPQISKPEKIIPTVTVKDIKPSEHRVSISAYGNVKIKNDVEIKSQVSGIVTYVSDKLDLGEFVKAGEILVKIDKTDYEIALEKSLSALEQAQSNLTLEKGKQSVAKKEWEIMQKRVGDNISKEQKALALRVPQLMSARAAVKQAEADVRKARLDLKRTVIRSPFNGIVMKKNVSKGSYLNVQGSVARIISTEDFYVEAYIEKEKLKWLDKSKPVMIESGAGKFTGKVEEVLPDVQDKGLMAKLLITVNNPLQSDPPLLVGDYAEVIFKGKILKDIYKIPRSAVSDRGKIYLVDSEYKLRIKEYDKMWEDEKYIYVKNTFPQEWKLVVSKIFAPSDGMKVKVSEENAGASR; encoded by the coding sequence ATGGACGAACAGCAGAAAAATAAACGTGTGGAAGAGGAGAGCAAGACACTTCCCAAAAAGACCTGGTGGCAAAGGCTTTTATCTTTTATTATGATAGTATTCATAATCGGGGCAGGTGTCTATGGTGTGAAATATTTTTTATCTTCCAGACCGATGCCACAGATCTCAAAACCGGAAAAAATTATTCCTACCGTTACTGTTAAAGATATAAAGCCTTCCGAGCATCGGGTCAGTATCTCAGCTTACGGTAATGTAAAAATAAAAAACGATGTGGAAATAAAATCTCAGGTTTCGGGTATTGTGACTTATGTGTCCGACAAATTAGATCTGGGTGAATTTGTGAAAGCAGGGGAAATCCTTGTGAAAATTGATAAAACTGACTACGAAATTGCCCTTGAAAAGAGCCTGAGTGCACTTGAACAGGCACAATCAAATCTTACACTTGAAAAAGGGAAACAGTCGGTTGCAAAGAAGGAATGGGAAATAATGCAAAAACGAGTCGGCGATAATATTTCCAAGGAACAAAAGGCACTTGCCTTAAGAGTTCCTCAGCTTATGAGTGCCAGAGCTGCAGTGAAGCAGGCTGAGGCTGATGTCCGGAAAGCCCGGCTGGATCTGAAACGAACTGTTATAAGGTCTCCTTTTAACGGGATTGTGATGAAAAAAAATGTCAGCAAAGGCTCTTACCTGAATGTTCAGGGGTCAGTGGCCAGGATTATTTCAACTGAGGATTTTTACGTTGAAGCTTATATAGAAAAGGAGAAGCTGAAGTGGCTGGATAAATCCAAGCCTGTAATGATAGAATCAGGTGCCGGCAAATTTACAGGTAAAGTTGAGGAAGTGCTGCCTGATGTACAGGACAAGGGACTTATGGCAAAACTTTTGATTACGGTCAACAACCCCCTTCAATCTGATCCTCCTCTCCTGGTAGGTGATTATGCCGAGGTTATTTTTAAAGGTAAGATTCTGAAGGATATTTATAAAATACCGAGATCAGCAGTTTCCGACCGGGGTAAAATATATCTCGTTGATAGTGAGTACAAACTTAGAATTAAAGAGTACGATAAAATGTGGGAAGATGAAAAATATATATATGTCAAAAATACATTTCCTCAGGAATGGAAGCTGGTCGTAAGTAAAATATTCGCTCCTTCAGACGGTATGAAAGTTAAAGTTTCTGAAGAAAACGCCGGTGCTTCCAGATGA